The following are encoded together in the Flavobacterium sp. TR2 genome:
- a CDS encoding heavy-metal-associated domain-containing protein, translating into MNKIVLIAMMVFLGFSAQAQTKKNKNLKYTTEVNGNCEQCKKRIEKAAYAVPGVKTATWDVGSHQLSVILNEEKCSPSDLNKAIAKAGHDTKEVKATTEDYDNLHSCCKYVRE; encoded by the coding sequence ATGAACAAAATAGTTTTAATCGCAATGATGGTTTTTTTAGGTTTTTCGGCTCAGGCTCAAACTAAAAAAAATAAGAATTTAAAATACACAACAGAGGTAAACGGTAACTGCGAACAATGCAAGAAACGAATAGAAAAAGCGGCTTATGCTGTTCCGGGCGTAAAAACGGCAACCTGGGATGTAGGTTCGCATCAGCTTTCGGTTATTTTAAACGAAGAGAAATGTTCTCCTTCAGATTTAAACAAAGCAATTGCAAAGGCAGGTCATGATACTAAGGAAGTTAAAGCGACAACTGAAGATTATGACAACCTTCACAGCTGTTGCAAGTATGTAAGAGAATAG
- a CDS encoding DedA family protein: MNNFEWTQLLNPEFYITLSVGGFQIGLFIVLFIVFAETGLFAGFFLPGDSLLFLAGIYSRDLIENVAYIPNDFVNVFLLATAVAIMGVLGNMTGYWFGAKSGYYLFKKEDTFWFKKKYLLQSKDFFEKYGGKAIIYARFLPIFRTFAPIVAGIVSMDRKKFMFYNVLSSFLWSFILIFAGHYLYGVFLKQGIDLKKHIEYIIIIIIIISTFPVILKLLKKRPSEEI; encoded by the coding sequence ATGAATAATTTTGAATGGACCCAGTTACTAAACCCTGAATTTTATATTACTTTAAGTGTCGGCGGTTTTCAAATTGGGTTGTTTATTGTTCTGTTTATAGTTTTTGCTGAGACAGGACTTTTTGCAGGTTTTTTTCTGCCTGGAGATAGTTTGCTTTTTTTAGCAGGTATTTACAGTCGTGATCTAATTGAAAATGTTGCTTATATTCCAAATGATTTTGTAAATGTGTTTCTGCTTGCTACAGCAGTTGCTATAATGGGAGTTTTGGGTAATATGACTGGTTATTGGTTTGGAGCAAAAAGCGGTTATTATCTGTTTAAAAAAGAGGATACATTCTGGTTTAAGAAAAAATACCTGCTTCAATCAAAAGATTTTTTTGAAAAATACGGAGGAAAGGCAATCATATATGCGCGCTTCCTGCCAATTTTCAGAACGTTCGCACCTATTGTTGCCGGGATCGTTTCGATGGACAGAAAGAAGTTTATGTTTTATAATGTTTTGAGTTCTTTTCTTTGGTCATTTATATTAATTTTCGCAGGACATTACTTATATGGCGTTTTCTTGAAACAAGGAATAGATTTAAAGAAACATATTGAATATATCATCATTATTATCATTATAATCTCAACTTTCCCAGTTATATTGAAGCTTTTGAAAAAGAGACCAAGTGAAGAAATTTAA
- the rodA gene encoding rod shape-determining protein RodA codes for MKNQSVKNNIDWISVFIYIALVTLGWLNIYSSSLLSTDGTYQKQLIFICCTIPLIFVVLFVDGKFYEKYASIIFGVSLLSLAGLFLFGKTIAGQRCWYAIGSFTLQPSEFAKAATSLALAKYLSDTQINLKETNRQIQALAIMLLPVILILPQPDPGSALIYSAFILVLYREGLPSWYVWTAFITIVLFVLTLVLEPYAVIGMAFIVLAIIHFKGRVVDRNIILSGILLVLISGFVFSVDYVFDNVFKQHHRDRFNILLGKTVDMKGIGYNTNQSEIAIGSGGWIGKGFLEGTQTKGGFVPEQHTDYIFTTVGEEWGFAGSLVVILLFTGLLLRVIYLAERQKTKFSRVYGYCVAAILFIHFFVNIAMVIGIFPTIGVPLPFFSYGGSGLWGFTILLFIFLKMDANKVNEW; via the coding sequence ATGAAAAATCAAAGTGTAAAAAATAATATTGATTGGATAAGTGTCTTTATCTACATTGCGCTGGTAACTTTGGGTTGGCTTAATATTTACTCGTCTTCTTTGTTATCAACTGATGGAACGTATCAAAAACAGCTTATTTTTATCTGCTGTACTATTCCGTTGATATTTGTAGTGCTTTTTGTTGATGGTAAATTTTACGAAAAATATGCCAGTATCATATTTGGAGTTTCCCTATTATCTCTTGCCGGATTATTTCTTTTTGGAAAAACCATCGCAGGACAGCGATGCTGGTACGCCATAGGAAGTTTCACTTTACAGCCATCTGAGTTTGCAAAAGCCGCAACTTCTCTTGCATTGGCCAAATATTTGAGCGACACGCAAATCAACTTAAAAGAAACCAATAGACAAATTCAAGCTCTGGCTATTATGCTTTTGCCTGTAATATTGATTTTACCGCAGCCAGACCCTGGAAGTGCCTTAATCTACAGCGCGTTCATCCTTGTTCTTTACAGAGAAGGTTTGCCTTCTTGGTATGTGTGGACAGCATTTATAACCATTGTTCTTTTCGTTCTTACTTTAGTTCTAGAACCATATGCCGTGATTGGAATGGCTTTTATCGTATTAGCCATTATACACTTCAAAGGCAGAGTTGTTGACAGAAATATCATTTTAAGCGGAATTTTATTAGTCCTAATCTCTGGATTCGTTTTCTCTGTAGATTATGTATTTGACAACGTTTTTAAACAGCACCACAGAGACCGTTTTAATATTTTACTTGGTAAAACCGTAGATATGAAAGGTATTGGATACAATACCAACCAATCTGAAATTGCAATTGGTTCTGGCGGATGGATTGGAAAAGGTTTTCTTGAAGGAACACAAACCAAAGGAGGATTCGTACCTGAACAGCACACCGATTATATCTTTACTACTGTTGGTGAAGAATGGGGTTTTGCAGGATCACTGGTAGTAATTTTACTTTTTACTGGCCTGCTGCTTAGAGTTATTTATTTGGCAGAAAGACAGAAAACAAAATTCAGCCGGGTTTACGGATATTGCGTAGCCGCAATTCTCTTTATCCATTTCTTTGTAAACATTGCCATGGTAATTGGAATTTTCCCAACAATCGGGGTTCCTCTACCCTTCTTTTCGTATGGAGGCTCTGGACTCTGGGGATTCACCATTTTGCTGTTTATTTTCCTTAAAATGGATGCCAATAAAGTGAATGAATGGTAA
- the mrdA gene encoding penicillin-binding protein 2, with protein MRKVLLPTIIIIAASLLLIRIFYLQIIDDSFKLKSENNAIKKVYDYPERGYIYDRNGKLLVANQASYDIMVIPRDIKKDLNIPEFCALLNITEEEYHKRIEKAKVYSPRLPSVFLSQLNKNEFAAFQEKIRKYDGFYFQKRSLRDYEVDYGANIFGFITQVNEKQIEKNPYYNSGDLIGKQGVEQSYEEILRGIKGVKYIQKDKYNREIGPYKEGKYDTIAVAGEDINLTIDAELQKYGEELMINKRGGIVAIEPKSGEILALVTAPSYDPGILVGRQRSKNYTLLYHDSIAKPLYDRGLLAEYPPGSPFKILTGLVALQEGVVNEQTTFMCHHGFSYGGGRFMKCHGFGPHQLHNGIYNSCNTYFGQAYMLTINKYKDPGHAVDVWSSHIKSFGLGQFMGYDLPIGKRGNIPTSKTYKRIYPNGGWRSSTIVSNAIGQGEVLMTPIQLANMMATVANQGYYYTPHIIKKIEGEKIDEKFTTKHVTTIDQKYFPPVISGLFDVYNKGTAYALRVEGIDICGKTGTAENFAKINGKRTQLKDHSIFVAFAPKDNPKIAIAVMIENGGFGATVAGPIASLMIEKYLRKKITRTDLEVRVLNKSLLSEYAKVGGISDALKIESVPKDSVLQAKIIKPKAPAAVTATKAEVKKTAVDTTKKN; from the coding sequence ATGAGAAAAGTCTTGCTGCCCACTATAATTATTATTGCAGCGTCTTTGCTACTGATTAGGATTTTTTACCTGCAGATTATTGATGATTCTTTTAAATTGAAATCGGAAAATAATGCGATAAAAAAAGTATATGACTATCCTGAAAGAGGTTACATCTATGATCGTAACGGAAAACTTCTTGTTGCGAATCAGGCTTCTTATGATATCATGGTTATTCCGAGAGATATAAAAAAGGATCTTAATATCCCTGAGTTCTGTGCTCTTCTAAATATTACTGAAGAAGAATACCATAAGCGTATTGAAAAAGCAAAGGTTTATAGTCCGCGACTTCCATCTGTGTTTTTATCGCAGCTGAATAAAAACGAATTTGCCGCTTTTCAGGAAAAAATCAGAAAATATGATGGTTTTTATTTCCAAAAAAGATCACTTCGCGATTACGAAGTAGATTACGGCGCCAATATATTTGGTTTTATTACTCAGGTAAATGAAAAACAAATTGAGAAGAATCCGTACTATAACAGTGGAGATTTAATTGGTAAGCAAGGTGTAGAACAAAGCTACGAAGAAATCTTACGCGGAATAAAAGGGGTAAAATACATTCAAAAAGATAAATACAATCGAGAAATTGGCCCTTATAAAGAAGGAAAATACGATACTATCGCCGTAGCTGGAGAAGATATCAATTTAACTATTGATGCCGAACTTCAAAAATATGGCGAGGAATTAATGATTAATAAGCGCGGAGGAATCGTTGCTATTGAACCTAAATCTGGAGAAATTCTAGCATTGGTTACAGCTCCTTCTTATGATCCAGGTATTTTAGTAGGACGTCAAAGATCTAAAAATTATACACTTTTATATCACGATTCTATTGCAAAGCCTTTATACGACAGAGGACTTTTAGCAGAATATCCTCCTGGTTCTCCATTCAAAATCCTGACTGGTTTGGTTGCGCTTCAAGAGGGCGTGGTAAATGAGCAGACGACATTTATGTGTCATCACGGATTTAGTTATGGTGGAGGCCGATTTATGAAATGCCACGGTTTTGGTCCGCATCAATTGCATAATGGAATTTACAACTCTTGCAACACTTATTTTGGTCAAGCCTATATGCTTACAATCAATAAGTACAAAGACCCTGGCCACGCTGTCGACGTTTGGAGCAGTCATATAAAAAGTTTTGGTTTAGGACAATTTATGGGATATGACTTACCTATTGGAAAACGAGGAAATATCCCAACTTCAAAAACGTATAAAAGAATTTATCCTAACGGAGGATGGAGAAGCTCAACCATCGTATCGAATGCTATTGGACAAGGAGAGGTTTTAATGACACCTATTCAATTGGCCAACATGATGGCGACTGTAGCAAATCAGGGTTATTATTATACGCCTCACATCATTAAAAAAATTGAGGGAGAAAAAATAGACGAAAAGTTCACTACAAAACACGTGACTACGATCGATCAAAAATATTTCCCGCCAGTTATCAGCGGATTGTTTGATGTATATAACAAAGGTACTGCTTATGCCCTTAGGGTAGAAGGAATCGATATTTGCGGAAAAACAGGTACTGCTGAGAACTTTGCCAAAATAAACGGTAAAAGAACACAGCTTAAAGACCACTCTATATTTGTGGCCTTTGCTCCAAAAGACAATCCAAAAATCGCTATTGCGGTTATGATTGAAAATGGAGGTTTTGGAGCAACCGTTGCGGGTCCGATTGCGAGTTTAATGATTGAAAAATATCTAAGAAAGAAAATTACAAGAACAGACTTAGAAGTAAGAGTATTAAACAAAAGCTTACTTTCAGAATATGCTAAAGTTGGCGGAATAAGCGATGCTCTTAAAATCGAATCTGTGCCAAAAGATTCTGTCTTGCAAGCAAAAATTATAAAACCAAAAGCACCAGCAGCCGTAACAGCAACTAAAGCGGAAGTTAAAAAAACAGCAGTAGACACAACTAAGAAAAACTAA
- a CDS encoding rod shape-determining protein MreD, whose amino-acid sequence MNSALLVNIFRFIMLLAIQIVIFNNMNFLGYISPFPYILYIILYPVNSNKAGLIASSFFLGLIMDMFCNSGGIHATACVILAYYRPYIFKFSFGLSYEYQTIKLNESLTPERFSFILVSVLMHHIVLFVLEAFQFKFIWDILLRTLFSSIFTIITSIIIIYLIKPNKR is encoded by the coding sequence ATGAATAGCGCTCTGTTAGTCAATATTTTTCGATTTATTATGTTGCTGGCAATTCAGATTGTTATTTTCAACAATATGAATTTCTTAGGATATATAAGTCCTTTTCCGTACATCTTGTATATCATTCTATACCCAGTAAATAGCAATAAAGCAGGATTAATCGCTTCTAGCTTTTTCCTTGGATTAATAATGGATATGTTTTGCAATTCGGGAGGAATACACGCAACTGCTTGTGTTATTTTAGCGTATTACAGGCCTTACATTTTTAAATTTTCTTTTGGTTTAAGCTACGAATACCAAACCATTAAACTAAACGAATCTTTAACACCAGAACGTTTTTCATTCATACTAGTTTCGGTTCTAATGCACCATATTGTATTATTTGTTTTAGAAGCATTTCAATTCAAATTTATCTGGGACATTTTGCTCCGAACCTTATTTAGTTCTATCTTTACTATAATCACTTCAATAATAATAATTTATCTTATTAAGCCCAATAAACGATGA
- the mreC gene encoding rod shape-determining protein MreC, with amino-acid sequence MQQIFNFLIRNSNRLLFLLLLGISLGLTIQSHSYHRSKIISSANFLSGGVYEKINRVNEYLNLRAENDELVLENARLKSLLFNKEDTSKLPLPDTIKGVKPADIIVSKVIHNTYSTHENFLTLNSGSNEGVKPDMGVINSLGIVGIVDDTSPRYSTVVSILNMKSQINAKLKKSNHFGSLTWDGKSTGFVQLRDVPRLASVRKGDTIVTGGQSVIFPEGINIGTVETIYKETQTSFYVIKVKLFNDMTNLGHVYIIKSKDREELINLENKEKNE; translated from the coding sequence ATGCAGCAAATATTTAATTTCCTTATAAGAAACAGTAATCGATTGCTGTTTTTGCTGCTTTTAGGTATTTCGTTAGGACTCACTATTCAATCTCATTCTTACCACAGAAGCAAAATAATCAGCTCTGCCAATTTTTTAAGCGGAGGTGTTTATGAAAAAATCAATCGTGTTAATGAGTATTTGAATTTAAGAGCTGAAAACGACGAACTTGTACTTGAGAACGCAAGATTAAAAAGTCTTTTATTCAATAAAGAAGACACATCAAAATTACCTTTGCCAGATACTATTAAAGGAGTAAAACCTGCTGATATAATTGTATCAAAAGTAATTCATAACACTTACAGCACACACGAAAACTTTCTTACTTTGAACTCTGGATCCAATGAAGGCGTAAAACCAGATATGGGAGTAATAAACAGTTTAGGAATTGTTGGTATTGTAGACGATACATCACCAAGATATTCTACAGTTGTGAGTATTTTGAACATGAAATCTCAGATAAATGCCAAGCTAAAAAAATCAAACCACTTTGGTTCATTAACATGGGACGGAAAAAGCACAGGTTTTGTACAATTGCGAGATGTGCCAAGATTAGCTTCGGTTAGAAAAGGAGACACAATTGTAACGGGAGGTCAATCTGTAATTTTCCCAGAAGGAATTAATATCGGAACCGTTGAAACAATTTATAAAGAGACTCAAACAAGTTTTTATGTTATAAAAGTTAAGCTATTTAATGACATGACAAACTTAGGGCACGTTTATATCATCAAAAGCAAGGACAGAGAGGAACTTATTAATTTAGAAAACAAAGAAAAAAATGAATAG
- a CDS encoding rod shape-determining protein — translation MGFFDFMTEDIAIDLGTANTLIIHNDKVVIDSPSIVARDRVSGKIIAVGKEANMMQGKTHENIKTIRPLKDGVIADFDASEKMINMFIKSIPALKKRMFTPALRMVVCIPSGITEVEMRAVKESCERVNGKEVYLIHEPMAAAIGIGIDIMQPKGNMIVDIGGGTTEIAVIALGGIVCDKSVKIAGDVFTNDIVYYMRTQHNLFVGESTAEKIKIQIGAAIEDLDGPPEDMSVQGRDLLTGKPKQVDVSYREIAKALDKSIQRIEDAVMETLSQTPPELAADIYNTGIYLAGGGSMLRGLDKRISQKTDLPVYIAEDPLRAVVRGTGMALKNIAKFKSILIK, via the coding sequence ATGGGATTTTTTGATTTCATGACCGAGGATATTGCGATAGACCTTGGAACCGCAAACACTTTAATCATTCATAATGATAAAGTTGTCATTGATAGTCCGTCTATCGTTGCACGTGATAGAGTATCAGGCAAAATCATTGCTGTTGGTAAAGAAGCCAACATGATGCAAGGTAAAACACATGAAAACATCAAAACTATAAGGCCTTTGAAAGATGGTGTAATCGCTGATTTTGATGCTTCGGAAAAAATGATCAATATGTTCATTAAAAGTATTCCTGCATTGAAAAAAAGAATGTTTACTCCAGCTTTACGTATGGTTGTATGTATTCCTTCTGGTATTACTGAAGTGGAGATGAGAGCGGTGAAGGAATCTTGTGAGAGAGTAAACGGAAAAGAAGTTTACTTGATTCATGAGCCAATGGCAGCGGCAATTGGTATTGGTATTGACATTATGCAACCAAAAGGAAACATGATTGTAGATATTGGAGGTGGTACAACAGAAATTGCTGTTATCGCTTTGGGCGGAATTGTATGTGACAAATCTGTAAAAATTGCAGGTGACGTTTTCACAAACGATATCGTGTATTATATGCGTACACAGCACAACTTATTTGTTGGAGAAAGTACTGCTGAAAAAATTAAAATTCAAATCGGTGCGGCTATCGAAGATTTAGATGGTCCGCCAGAAGATATGTCTGTTCAAGGTAGAGATTTGCTTACAGGTAAACCAAAACAAGTAGATGTTTCTTACCGTGAAATTGCAAAAGCATTAGACAAATCTATTCAGCGTATTGAAGATGCGGTAATGGAAACATTATCTCAAACTCCTCCTGAGTTAGCAGCAGATATCTACAACACTGGTATCTATTTAGCTGGTGGAGGATCTATGTTAAGAGGTCTTGACAAACGTATCTCTCAAAAAACAGATCTGCCAGTTTATATTGCTGAAGATCCGTTAAGAGCTGTTGTTCGCGGTACAGGAATGGCTCTTAAAAACATTGCTAAATTTAAAAGCATCTTAATCAAATAA
- the purH gene encoding bifunctional phosphoribosylaminoimidazolecarboxamide formyltransferase/IMP cyclohydrolase, translating into MSTTKKIQSALISVFSKDGLEPIVRKLHEQNVTLYSTGGTEDFIKNLGIPVVPVEDITSFPEILGGRVKTLHPKIFGGILNRQDNESDVQQMKEFDIPQIDLVIVDLYPFEKTVASGASEQDIIEKIDIGGISLIRAGAKNFKDTVIVASVNEYSLLLDLITEQDGATTLENRRLFATKAFHVSSHYDGAIFNYFNTDETIYKESIANGQVLRYGENPHQKGFFFGDFDAMFNKLHGKELSYNNLLDVDAAVNLIAEFKTDGPTFAILKHNNACGLASRKTISEAYLAALACDPTSAFGGVLIANTKIDLETAQEINKLFCEVVIAPAYDDEAVTVLQEKKNRIILVQNDVELPARQVRTCLNGLLIQDRNNITDNKEHLKTVTITEPTAQEIEDLIFASKICKNTKSNTIVFAKNGTLISSGTGQTSRVDALIQAVDKAKAFGFDLNGASMASDAFFPFPDCVELAKKAGITAVIQPGGSIKDELSINYCNENNLAMVFTGTRHFKH; encoded by the coding sequence ATGAGCACAACTAAAAAAATACAATCGGCATTAATTTCTGTTTTTTCTAAAGATGGATTAGAACCAATTGTTAGAAAATTACACGAACAAAATGTAACACTTTATTCAACTGGCGGAACTGAGGATTTCATCAAAAACCTTGGCATTCCAGTAGTTCCTGTTGAAGATATTACTTCTTTCCCAGAAATTCTTGGCGGAAGAGTAAAAACTTTACACCCAAAAATTTTTGGAGGTATCTTGAATCGTCAAGACAACGAAAGCGATGTTCAGCAAATGAAGGAATTTGACATTCCTCAAATCGATTTGGTAATTGTTGATTTGTATCCTTTTGAAAAAACAGTTGCTTCTGGAGCAAGTGAGCAAGATATTATTGAAAAAATTGATATCGGCGGTATTTCATTAATTCGTGCTGGTGCAAAAAATTTCAAAGACACTGTAATTGTAGCTTCTGTTAACGAGTACAGCTTACTTTTAGATTTGATTACAGAGCAAGACGGAGCAACAACTTTGGAGAACAGAAGATTGTTTGCTACTAAAGCATTCCACGTTTCATCTCACTATGATGGAGCTATTTTTAATTATTTCAATACAGACGAAACTATTTACAAAGAAAGCATTGCAAATGGTCAAGTTTTAAGATATGGTGAAAACCCACATCAAAAAGGGTTTTTCTTTGGAGATTTTGACGCGATGTTCAATAAACTTCACGGAAAAGAATTATCATACAACAACTTATTAGATGTTGATGCAGCGGTCAATTTGATTGCAGAATTTAAAACTGACGGACCAACGTTCGCGATTTTAAAACACAATAATGCTTGCGGTTTGGCTTCAAGAAAAACAATCAGCGAAGCTTATTTGGCTGCTTTAGCTTGCGATCCGACTTCAGCTTTTGGAGGAGTGTTAATTGCTAATACTAAAATTGATTTAGAAACTGCACAGGAAATCAACAAACTATTCTGCGAAGTAGTAATCGCTCCTGCTTATGATGATGAGGCTGTTACAGTTTTACAAGAGAAGAAAAACAGAATCATATTAGTGCAAAACGATGTTGAATTGCCAGCTCGTCAAGTAAGAACTTGTCTTAACGGATTGTTAATTCAGGATAGAAATAATATTACGGATAATAAAGAGCATTTAAAAACCGTTACCATTACAGAACCTACTGCTCAAGAGATCGAAGATTTGATCTTTGCTTCTAAAATCTGCAAGAATACAAAATCAAACACTATTGTATTTGCTAAAAACGGAACATTGATTTCATCAGGTACAGGTCAGACTTCAAGAGTTGACGCTTTAATTCAAGCAGTTGACAAAGCAAAAGCTTTTGGATTTGATTTAAATGGAGCTTCGATGGCAAGTGATGCATTTTTCCCATTTCCGGATTGTGTAGAATTAGCTAAAAAAGCAGGAATAACTGCTGTAATTCAGCCAGGAGGTTCGATAAAAGACGAATTAAGTATAAATTATTGCAATGAAAATAATCTTGCAATGGTATTTACAGGAACGCGTCATTTTAAACATTAA
- a CDS encoding ABC transporter permease yields MIVYLRLLKESLSFAINALRNNKLRTLLSLLGVTIGIFSIIAVLAAVDSLDKKISKDLSSLDKNTIYLMKYCFGPSEIPQWKREQFPNVKYDEYVGLKNSMNNTDQVAYQLFVNRESLKYDSKTVSDVNIIPSSSEMVDIDGLSFDKGRFYNESESNSGTPVIVLGYDIADGLFGTSDPIGKNIRLYGQRFTVIGVMAKQGAGFFGDSNDTSVYLPANFLRRMYGDSDAMTPVIVLKPEKGVDMDAYKAEIAQKLRAIRGMKAGEMDNFFINVLSGFTDFIDGILGQMNFVGWIISGFSLLVGGFGIANIMFVSVKERTNLIGIQKSLGAKNKFILFQFLFEAIILSVIGGIIGLLMVWGIALVLTKMLDFEFVLSFGNIVLGTSLAAFIGLVSGILPAVSAANLDPVEAIRTGM; encoded by the coding sequence ATGATCGTTTATCTAAGATTATTGAAAGAAAGTCTAAGCTTTGCCATCAATGCTTTGCGAAATAATAAATTGCGCACTTTGTTGTCGCTTTTAGGCGTGACGATTGGTATTTTTTCGATTATTGCTGTTTTGGCTGCCGTTGATTCTTTAGACAAAAAAATTTCTAAGGATTTGAGCAGTTTAGATAAAAATACAATTTATTTAATGAAATATTGCTTTGGGCCGTCTGAAATTCCGCAATGGAAGAGAGAACAGTTTCCAAATGTAAAATACGACGAATATGTTGGGCTGAAAAACTCAATGAATAATACCGATCAAGTGGCATATCAGCTTTTTGTAAATAGAGAAAGTTTAAAATACGATTCTAAAACAGTTAGCGATGTAAATATTATTCCGTCGTCAAGCGAAATGGTCGATATTGACGGATTGAGTTTTGATAAAGGGAGGTTTTACAATGAGTCTGAATCTAATTCAGGAACTCCTGTTATTGTCCTTGGTTACGATATTGCTGACGGGCTTTTTGGCACAAGCGACCCAATCGGGAAAAATATTCGCTTGTACGGACAGCGTTTTACGGTTATCGGCGTAATGGCAAAACAAGGAGCTGGTTTTTTTGGAGATAGCAATGATACTTCAGTTTATCTTCCTGCTAATTTTTTAAGAAGAATGTACGGAGATAGCGATGCTATGACGCCAGTAATTGTTTTAAAACCTGAAAAAGGGGTTGACATGGACGCGTACAAAGCTGAAATCGCTCAGAAGCTTCGAGCAATCCGCGGAATGAAAGCAGGCGAAATGGACAATTTTTTTATTAATGTCCTTTCTGGTTTTACTGATTTTATCGATGGAATTTTAGGCCAGATGAATTTTGTAGGCTGGATTATCAGTGGGTTTTCTCTATTAGTTGGAGGTTTCGGAATTGCAAATATTATGTTTGTTTCGGTTAAAGAAAGAACAAATCTTATCGGAATTCAGAAATCACTGGGAGCTAAAAATAAATTTATCTTATTCCAATTTTTGTTTGAAGCCATTATTTTATCAGTTATTGGCGGAATCATCGGTCTTTTGATGGTTTGGGGTATTGCCCTTGTTTTGACAAAAATGCTGGATTTTGAATTTGTTTTAAGTTTTGGAAATATCGTTTTAGGAACAAGTTTAGCAGCTTTCATTGGTTTGGTTTCGGGTATTCTGCCAGCGGTTTCGGCAGCAAATTTAGATCCTGTAGAAGCCATTCGAACAGGAATGTAA
- a CDS encoding cupin-like domain-containing protein translates to MSFNLRSVDIVESISREDFKKNYLDKKKPLIIKGLTNDWPAKDKWSTEYFKEIAGDIEVKLVDNSKADPSKVINASIASMKFGEYLDLIKREPTQLRIFFFNLFKHRPELVHDVKVPKELMGGFIESMPAMFFGGSKAVTFLHYDIDLPHLFHTHFGGRKHIILFDYKWKKRLYCIPNTTYALEDYDVANPDFEKFPALKGVEGYEVFLEHGDTLFMPTGMWHWMRYVDGSFSLTLRAWDASWSRKIASVWSLFMHGAVDSGIKVIFRERYAIWREKLAFKIAEKELKKDLRKAS, encoded by the coding sequence ATGAGCTTTAACCTTAGATCTGTCGATATTGTTGAGTCTATTTCTAGAGAAGATTTCAAAAAGAATTATTTAGATAAAAAAAAGCCTTTGATTATAAAGGGGCTCACAAATGATTGGCCTGCAAAGGATAAATGGTCGACGGAATATTTTAAGGAAATTGCGGGAGATATTGAGGTTAAATTAGTTGATAATTCTAAAGCAGATCCGTCAAAAGTAATTAATGCTTCTATCGCTAGCATGAAGTTTGGCGAATATCTGGATTTGATAAAACGCGAGCCAACACAACTGCGTATTTTTTTCTTTAATCTTTTTAAGCACAGGCCAGAATTGGTTCATGATGTGAAAGTCCCAAAAGAATTAATGGGAGGTTTTATAGAAAGTATGCCAGCCATGTTTTTTGGAGGTTCAAAAGCGGTTACGTTTTTACATTATGATATCGATTTGCCTCATTTGTTTCATACGCATTTTGGAGGAAGGAAACATATTATATTATTTGACTACAAATGGAAGAAAAGGCTTTATTGCATTCCGAATACCACGTATGCATTGGAAGATTATGATGTAGCCAATCCTGATTTTGAAAAATTTCCAGCTCTAAAAGGAGTAGAAGGCTATGAGGTTTTCTTAGAACACGGAGACACATTATTTATGCCAACAGGAATGTGGCATTGGATGCGCTACGTTGATGGTTCTTTTTCTCTCACACTTCGCGCATGGGACGCATCATGGTCACGAAAAATAGCCAGTGTTTGGAGTTTATTTATGCACGGTGCAGTAGACAGCGGTATAAAAGTGATTTTTAGAGAGCGTTATGCTATATGGCGCGAGAAACTGGCTTTTAAAATTGCTGAAAAAGAATTAAAGAAGGATTTAAGGAAGGCGAGTTGA